A genomic stretch from uncultured Cohaesibacter sp. includes:
- a CDS encoding transketolase: MHSPHLKTIEQRLLWLSHWMIHNANHIRPKADGIKVGGHQASSASMVSIMTALYFSALRPEDRVAVKPHASPIFHAMQYLIGNQTREKMENFRGFGGVQSYPSRTKDIDDVDFSTGSVGLGVAITSFASLIQDYIKAKSWGGDQTLGRMVALVGDAELDEGNIYECLQEGWKNDLRNCWWIIDYNRQSLDGIVREGLFERVEKIFDAFGWDVVRVKYGKLQREAFEEPGGDKLKAWIDACPNQDYSALTFMGGAVWRKRLMDDLGDQGDVTALIERRSDDELAALMENLGGNCVTTMADVFASIDHDRPTCFLAYTVKGWGTPIAGHKDNHGGLMNPTQMEAWQNHMGVAKGEEWEPFATVNDTEALKAFLNEVPFFSKGTRRYNDHKLAVPAIEMDSARTLSTQAAFGKILDTLSKGDSELAARIVTTSPDVTGTTNLGPWVNRRKLFARTAQKDSFIEHRIPSTAKWVFDPEGQHIELGIAEMNLFLLLGAAGLSHSLFGKRLIPIGTVYDPFVCRGLDALNYACYQDARFMIVGTPSGVTLAPEGGAHQSVGTPLIGMSQDGLAAFEPAFADELAVIMAWAFDYMQRDGEGDPDERTWLRDETGGSVYLRLTTNPIERPGKRADDAFRQGAIDGGYWLRKPGPNCEIVIAYQGAVASEAIKAAGAIAEARRDIGVLAVTSADRLNAGWTAAQRARSRGNEKAISHVEHLMGDLPEHCKIVTVIDGHPATLAWLGGVAGHRTISLGIEHFGQTGTIGDLYHHHGIDAASIIEKVEGLSAGRRVKGSISSSRL, from the coding sequence ATGCACAGCCCCCATTTAAAGACAATCGAGCAGCGCCTTCTGTGGCTGTCACACTGGATGATTCACAATGCAAACCATATCCGCCCCAAAGCGGATGGCATCAAGGTCGGCGGCCATCAAGCCAGCTCGGCTTCTATGGTTTCCATCATGACCGCGCTCTATTTCTCTGCCTTGCGACCGGAAGACCGCGTTGCCGTCAAGCCGCATGCCTCGCCCATTTTCCATGCAATGCAATATCTGATAGGCAACCAGACCCGGGAGAAGATGGAGAATTTCCGTGGCTTCGGCGGGGTCCAGTCCTACCCTTCCCGCACCAAGGACATTGATGATGTGGATTTCTCCACCGGATCGGTGGGTTTGGGCGTTGCCATCACCTCCTTTGCCTCGCTCATTCAGGACTATATCAAAGCCAAGAGCTGGGGTGGTGACCAGACCCTTGGCCGCATGGTGGCTCTGGTGGGCGATGCGGAGCTGGATGAAGGCAACATCTATGAATGCCTGCAGGAAGGCTGGAAAAATGATCTGAGAAACTGCTGGTGGATCATCGATTACAACCGCCAGTCCCTGGACGGGATCGTTCGCGAAGGGCTTTTCGAGCGGGTCGAGAAGATCTTCGATGCCTTCGGCTGGGATGTTGTTCGGGTCAAATATGGCAAATTGCAGCGTGAAGCCTTTGAAGAACCCGGCGGCGACAAGCTCAAGGCCTGGATCGATGCCTGCCCCAATCAGGATTATTCGGCCCTCACCTTCATGGGCGGCGCCGTCTGGCGCAAGCGGCTGATGGATGATCTTGGCGATCAGGGTGATGTGACCGCGCTCATCGAACGGCGCAGTGATGATGAACTGGCAGCCCTGATGGAAAATCTTGGTGGCAACTGCGTCACCACCATGGCCGATGTCTTTGCCTCTATCGATCATGACCGCCCGACCTGCTTCCTTGCCTACACGGTCAAGGGCTGGGGCACGCCAATTGCCGGACACAAGGACAATCACGGCGGCCTGATGAACCCGACCCAGATGGAAGCATGGCAGAACCATATGGGCGTTGCCAAGGGAGAGGAATGGGAGCCCTTCGCCACGGTAAACGACACCGAGGCACTCAAGGCATTTCTCAATGAGGTTCCGTTCTTTTCAAAGGGCACACGCCGCTATAATGATCACAAGCTGGCTGTTCCAGCCATCGAGATGGACAGCGCCCGCACGCTTTCCACGCAGGCAGCGTTTGGCAAGATCCTTGATACGCTCTCCAAGGGTGACAGCGAATTGGCAGCCCGGATCGTGACCACCTCCCCGGATGTGACAGGCACGACCAATCTTGGCCCATGGGTCAACCGGCGCAAACTTTTCGCACGCACCGCGCAAAAGGATTCTTTCATCGAACACCGCATTCCCTCAACGGCGAAATGGGTGTTCGACCCGGAAGGACAGCATATCGAACTGGGCATCGCAGAGATGAACCTGTTTCTGTTGCTCGGCGCAGCAGGGCTTTCCCATTCACTGTTTGGCAAGCGGCTGATCCCTATCGGCACGGTTTACGATCCCTTTGTCTGCCGCGGCCTCGATGCACTCAACTATGCCTGCTATCAGGATGCGCGCTTCATGATTGTCGGCACCCCTTCCGGCGTAACGCTGGCTCCCGAAGGGGGGGCACACCAATCTGTCGGAACACCCCTCATCGGCATGAGCCAAGATGGACTGGCAGCGTTCGAACCAGCCTTTGCCGATGAGTTGGCCGTTATCATGGCATGGGCCTTTGACTATATGCAGCGCGATGGTGAGGGCGATCCGGATGAACGCACATGGCTGCGGGATGAGACCGGCGGCTCGGTCTATCTGCGCCTGACGACCAACCCGATCGAACGACCGGGCAAGCGGGCGGACGATGCCTTCCGGCAAGGGGCAATTGATGGCGGCTACTGGCTGCGCAAGCCGGGTCCCAATTGCGAGATTGTCATTGCCTATCAGGGGGCTGTGGCCTCTGAAGCGATCAAGGCGGCTGGCGCAATCGCAGAAGCCCGCCGCGATATCGGCGTACTGGCGGTCACCTCGGCGGACCGGCTGAATGCGGGCTGGACAGCGGCTCAGCGAGCGCGTTCGCGCGGAAATGAGAAGGCCATCTCCCATGTGGAGCATCTGATGGGCGATCTGCCTGAGCATTGCAAGATCGTAACGGTCATCGACGGTCACCCGGCCACATTGGCCTGGCTTGGAGGCGTTGCGGGCCATCGCACCATCTCGCTTGGTATCGAGCATTTCGGCCAGACCGGCACCATCGGCGATCTTTATCACCACCATGGCATTGATGCCGCTTCGATCATTGAAAAGGTTGAAGGACTGTCTGCGGGTCGGCGCGTCAAGGGGAGCATCTCCAGTTCACGGCTCTGA
- the proX gene encoding glycine betaine/L-proline ABC transporter substrate-binding protein ProX, translating into MANAIRKFAAAAALSGAVMVCAAPSFAADMPGEGVTIKMGQATWDTGWFHSEIYSQLFQKLGYTVDGPTTLDVPVFYQSVAFGDLDLWVNGWFPLHDTYKPAFEDTASIVGAVAPKGALQGYLVDKAAVDEFDIKSLDDFKRPEVKKAFDRNGDGKADMVACPPGWGCEMAIAKHMKDYDLGDDINLIKAGYSASMADAVASYEAGEHILFYTWTPNWTVNQLKPGKDVMWINVPERDGVETPPAVKGLKSCVTDPCSMGFAATDILPVANDAFIEKNPAVKTLLEEVRIPVQDIYAQNAAMNKGDDDVKAQASAWIEKHQDEVNKWLDDARAAAK; encoded by the coding sequence ATGGCAAATGCTATCCGTAAATTTGCTGCAGCCGCGGCTCTGTCCGGCGCCGTTATGGTTTGTGCTGCCCCTTCCTTCGCAGCTGACATGCCCGGTGAAGGCGTAACCATTAAAATGGGTCAGGCAACCTGGGACACAGGTTGGTTCCATTCCGAAATCTACAGCCAGCTGTTCCAGAAGCTCGGCTACACCGTTGATGGCCCGACCACGCTTGACGTGCCGGTTTTCTATCAGTCCGTCGCATTTGGCGACCTGGATTTGTGGGTCAACGGCTGGTTCCCGCTGCATGATACCTATAAGCCTGCTTTTGAAGATACAGCGTCCATCGTTGGCGCTGTTGCGCCAAAAGGTGCGCTGCAGGGCTATCTCGTCGACAAAGCTGCCGTTGATGAATTCGACATCAAGTCTCTGGACGATTTCAAACGCCCCGAAGTCAAAAAAGCCTTTGACCGCAATGGTGACGGCAAAGCAGACATGGTTGCCTGCCCTCCGGGCTGGGGGTGTGAAATGGCCATTGCCAAGCATATGAAAGACTATGATCTGGGCGATGATATCAACCTGATCAAGGCTGGCTATTCCGCTTCCATGGCCGATGCTGTTGCTTCCTATGAAGCTGGCGAACATATCCTGTTCTACACATGGACCCCGAACTGGACCGTGAACCAGCTGAAGCCGGGTAAAGATGTGATGTGGATCAACGTGCCGGAGCGTGATGGTGTTGAAACGCCACCAGCCGTGAAGGGCCTTAAATCCTGCGTAACCGATCCTTGCTCCATGGGCTTTGCTGCAACCGATATCCTGCCGGTTGCCAACGATGCCTTCATCGAGAAGAACCCTGCGGTCAAGACCCTTCTTGAGGAAGTCCGTATTCCGGTACAGGACATCTATGCGCAGAATGCGGCCATGAACAAAGGCGACGATGATGTGAAAGCTCAGGCTTCTGCATGGATCGAAAAGCATCAGGACGAAGTCAACAAATGGCTCGATGATGCACGCGCCGCTGCGAAATAA
- a CDS encoding Lrp/AsnC family transcriptional regulator, which yields MKSASLDAFDIQILRALGQDGRMSLQTLADTIKLSATPTARRLRRLEESGIITGYSALIDETALGFDVTVFVSVQLDKQVDDALAQFEAAIDAFDEVVDCWLMTGNRDYMMRVVTRNLKEFETFLVGRLTKVPGVANIVSSIPLRRVKEGVARTP from the coding sequence ATGAAATCAGCTAGTCTAGATGCGTTTGACATACAAATCCTGCGTGCTTTGGGACAAGATGGCCGCATGTCTCTGCAAACGCTGGCAGACACCATCAAATTGAGCGCGACGCCCACGGCTCGGCGCCTCAGGCGGCTCGAAGAAAGCGGCATCATCACAGGCTACAGCGCCCTGATTGATGAGACCGCTCTTGGCTTTGATGTCACGGTCTTCGTTTCTGTGCAGTTGGACAAGCAGGTGGATGACGCATTGGCGCAATTCGAAGCAGCGATCGATGCCTTTGACGAGGTGGTTGATTGCTGGCTGATGACCGGTAATCGCGACTACATGATGCGCGTGGTAACCCGCAATCTCAAGGAATTCGAGACTTTCCTTGTAGGGCGGCTAACCAAGGTGCCCGGTGTTGCCAATATCGTGAGCTCCATACCACTGCGTCGGGTTAAGGAGGGAGTGGCACGCACGCCTTGA